From a single Pongo pygmaeus isolate AG05252 chromosome 12, NHGRI_mPonPyg2-v2.0_pri, whole genome shotgun sequence genomic region:
- the LOC129030678 gene encoding sulfotransferase 1C2 isoform X2: MALTSELGKQIKLKEVEGTLLQPATVDNWSQIQSFEAKPDDLLICTYPKAGTTWIQEIVDMIEQNGDVEKCQRAIIQHRHPFIEWARPPQPSGVEKAKAMPSPRILKTHLSTQLLPPSFWENNCKFLYVARNAKDCMVSYYHFQRMNHMLPDPGTWEEYFETFINGKVVWGSWFDHVKGWWEMKDRHQILFLFYEDIKRDPKHEIRKVMQFMGKNVDETVLDKIVQETSFEKMKENPMTNRSTVSKSIMDQSISSFMRKGTVGDWKNHFTVAQNERFDEIYRKKMEGTAINFCMEL, from the exons ATGGCCCTGACCTCAGAGCTGGGGAAACAGATAAAACTGAAAGAGGTGGAGGGGACCCTCCTGCAGCCTGCAACTGTGGACAACTGGAGCCAGATCCAGAGCTTCGAGGCCAAACCAGATGATCTCCTCATCTGCACCTACCCTAAAGCAG ggaCAACGTGGATTCAGGAAATTGTCGATATGATTGAACAGAATGGGGACGTGGAGAAGTGCCAGCGAGCCATCATCCAACACCGCCATCCTTTCATTGAGTGGGCTCGGCCACCCCAACCTTCTG GTGTGGAAAAAGCCAAAGCAATGCCCTCTCCACGGATACTAAAGACTCACCTTTCCACTCAGCTGCTGCCGCCGTCTTTCTGGGAAAACAACTGCAAG TTCCTTTATGTAGCTCGAAATGCCAAAGACTGTATGGTTTCCTACTACCATTTCCAAAGGATGAACCACATGCTTCCTGACCCTGGTACCTGGGAAGAGTATTTTGAAACCTTCATCAATGGAAAAG TGGTTTGGGGTTCCTGGTTTGACCATGTGAAAGGATGGTGGGAGATGAAAGACAGACACCAGATTCTCTTCCTATTCTATGAGGACATAAAGAGG GACCCAAAGCATGAAATTCGAAAGGTGATGCAGTTCATGGGAAAGAACGTGGATGAGACAGTGCTAGATAAAATTGTCCAGGAGACGTcatttgagaaaatgaaagaaaatcccATGACAAATCGTTCTACAGTTTCCAAATCTATCATGGACCAGTCAATTTCCTCCTTCATGAGAAAAG GAACTGTGGGGGATTGGAAAAACCACTTCACTGTTGCCCAGAATGAGAGGTTTGATGAAATCTATagaaaaaagatggaaggaaCAGCCATAAACTTCTGCATGGAACTCTGA
- the LOC129030678 gene encoding sulfotransferase 1C2 isoform X1 gives MALTSELGKQIKLKEVEGTLLQPATVDNWSQIQSFEAKPDDLLICTYPKAGTTWIQEIVDMIEQNGDVEKCQRAIIQHRHPFIEWARPPQPSETGFHHVAQAGLKLLSSSNPPASISQSAKIIDLLPPSFWENNCKFLYVARNAKDCMVSYYHFQRMNHMLPDPGTWEEYFETFINGKVVWGSWFDHVKGWWEMKDRHQILFLFYEDIKRDPKHEIRKVMQFMGKNVDETVLDKIVQETSFEKMKENPMTNRSTVSKSIMDQSISSFMRKGTVGDWKNHFTVAQNERFDEIYRKKMEGTAINFCMEL, from the exons ATGGCCCTGACCTCAGAGCTGGGGAAACAGATAAAACTGAAAGAGGTGGAGGGGACCCTCCTGCAGCCTGCAACTGTGGACAACTGGAGCCAGATCCAGAGCTTCGAGGCCAAACCAGATGATCTCCTCATCTGCACCTACCCTAAAGCAG ggaCAACGTGGATTCAGGAAATTGTCGATATGATTGAACAGAATGGGGACGTGGAGAAGTGCCAGCGAGCCATCATCCAACACCGCCATCCTTTCATTGAGTGGGCTCGGCCACCCCAACCTTCTG agacaggatttcaccatgttgcccaggctggtctcaaactcctgagctcaagcaatccacctgcctcaatctcccaaagtgccaagattatagac CTGCTGCCGCCGTCTTTCTGGGAAAACAACTGCAAG TTCCTTTATGTAGCTCGAAATGCCAAAGACTGTATGGTTTCCTACTACCATTTCCAAAGGATGAACCACATGCTTCCTGACCCTGGTACCTGGGAAGAGTATTTTGAAACCTTCATCAATGGAAAAG TGGTTTGGGGTTCCTGGTTTGACCATGTGAAAGGATGGTGGGAGATGAAAGACAGACACCAGATTCTCTTCCTATTCTATGAGGACATAAAGAGG GACCCAAAGCATGAAATTCGAAAGGTGATGCAGTTCATGGGAAAGAACGTGGATGAGACAGTGCTAGATAAAATTGTCCAGGAGACGTcatttgagaaaatgaaagaaaatcccATGACAAATCGTTCTACAGTTTCCAAATCTATCATGGACCAGTCAATTTCCTCCTTCATGAGAAAAG GAACTGTGGGGGATTGGAAAAACCACTTCACTGTTGCCCAGAATGAGAGGTTTGATGAAATCTATagaaaaaagatggaaggaaCAGCCATAAACTTCTGCATGGAACTCTGA